In Defluviimonas aquaemixtae, the sequence GAGCGGCTGGCGCTGCCCAAGGGGATGAGCGCTGTCTCCAACGCGAAGAGCTCTACCGGCCGGCTCGACCTTCTGACGCGCGCGATCACCGATGGCGGCGAGGAGTTCGACCGTATTCCCGACGGCTATCAGGGCCCGCTCTACGCCGAAATCTGCCCCCGGTCATTCTCGGTCCTCGTGCGCCCCGGCATGCGGCTGAGCCAGATACGCTTTCGCCAGGGGCAGTCCGTTCTTTCCGACCGCGATCTTGCCGCCCTTCACGACCGCGCGCCGCTCGTCTCGGGCGAGCCGGTGATCTCCTCCGGACTTGGCTTCTCGGTCGATCTCAGACCCGCCGAAGGCGATCTCGTCGGCTACCGGGCCAAGCCTCATACCGGGGTGATCGACCTCGAGCGGATCGGCTATTACGATCCGGCCGACTTCTGGGAAGAGGTGCGCTCCAAGAGCGCCCGCATCATCCTCGACCCCGGCGCCTTCTACATCCTCGTCAGTCGCGAGGCGGTAACAATACCGCCGGACTATGCCGCTGAGATGGCGCCCTACCTCGCCATGGTGGGGGAGTTCCGCGTCCACTACGCGGGCTTCTTCGATCCGGGTTTCGGCTGGGCCGAGGCCGGAGGCGCGGGATCGCGCGGCGTACTTGAGGTTCGCTGCCACGAAGCGCCTTTTGTGCTGGAGGACGGCCAGGTCGTCGGGCGGCTCGTCTATGAACGCATGTCAGAACGCCCGGCACGACTTTATGGCGCGGGGATCAAGTCCAACTATCAGGGACAGGGCTTGAAACTGTCGAAGCATTTTCGCGGCTAGAATTCGGCAGGTCATTCACGCGGACGCGGATGCCGGAAGCGGGCCGGAGCCGGTCGTAGCCCAGATGGAACAAATAAGCGTAGATCGAACAGGCGATCGTCAGCGTGAAACCGACCGCCAGCGCGCCCCGGAAGCTGTGCCTGCCCAGCAATACAAGAACTGTAAGCGTCATGATGACAGCCGTCGACTCATGCGAGAGGGCATGAACCATGCGCAGCCGATTCGGGCGGTCACTGGCGAGCCGACCTGTCACGTGCAGGTCGATCAGGTCGAAGACGGTGTTATGGATCGGGCTCCAGATCATCACCGTGACCGATAGCAATGCCATCAGAAGAAAACACTCGCTGCCGCTTCGCCCCATGATGAGCGCGTATGCGGGCACCGCAAGGATAAGGCCGCCACCTTCAAGGCAAGGCGTTTGCAGGACGCGTTCGCGAACACTGCGGAGCGCCATGATTAACCCCTGCATCAATCAAAATGATGGGGGCGGTTTCAGAACCGCCGAGAAATATTAATGGGACTGAATCGAATCAAAAGGAATCAACTGTGCCAGTCTAGCGCTGGCACGGAAACAACCGAGTCAGGGAAAGCTCACCCGATCACCTTCCCAGCCGCCGCGTGATCTTTGCGGCCTGCCGCGCGCGCTTGGCGGTTTCGCGTGCCTCATGGCGGTGCTTCGCCTCGGTCGAGGTTCCCGGAGCCGAAGGTTTCTGACCCCGCTTCGAGAACCAGCCGATGCCTTTGTTGATACCGGTATTGATGAGACGCCGCATGACGACGTTCACCACCATGTTGATCAGTCGGTTGAGAGTCATGGCCGTGGCTCCTCAGTCCTCGAACAACTCGCTTTGCCCGGCAAGGTCTTCGCCCTCATCATCGTTGATCGCCTGCCCACCGGGCAAGGGCCGATTGTCGAGAAGCCCCGCCGCGCGAAGCTCTTTCAGTCCCGGCAGGTCGCGCGCCGATTCCAGACCGAAATGGTCAAGGAAGCCTTGCGTCACGACAAAGGTAACGGGCCGCCCCGGCGTCATGCGGCGGCGGCCGAAGCGAATCCACTCCAGCTCCAGAAGCTGGTCGATGGTGCCGCGGCTGACCGCGACACCCCGGATCTCCTCGATCTCGGCGCGGGTCGCGGGCTGGTGGTAACCGATGATCGCCAGTGTCTCTACCGCGGCGCGAGAAAGCTTGCGCGTCTCGACCGTCTCCTTCTGCATCAGAAAGCCAAGATCGGGGGCCGTGCGCATCGCCCATGCGTCACCCACTTTCACCACCCGCACCCCTCGACCCTCGTAGCGCCTCCTCAATAGCACCAGAGCTTCGCCAGGGTCAGCGCCATGCGGCATCCGCGCCTCGAGCTCGGCCACGGTGACCGGATCGGCCGACGCGAAAAGGATCGCTTCGACCATCCGCTCCTGTTCGGCCATGGGCGGGGCCTCGAATAGGCTTTTCTCGGGGGCGCTCTGTTCGCTCACGACTCTTTCCGCTTGATCGCAAT encodes:
- a CDS encoding 2'-deoxycytidine 5'-triphosphate deaminase, yielding MTGTGVLADNAIRELIATGAIAAEPAVDSAQIQPASLDLRLGTTAYRVRASFLAGKGRSVKERIDEFCMHSVDLSQGAVLEKGCVYLVPLVERLALPKGMSAVSNAKSSTGRLDLLTRAITDGGEEFDRIPDGYQGPLYAEICPRSFSVLVRPGMRLSQIRFRQGQSVLSDRDLAALHDRAPLVSGEPVISSGLGFSVDLRPAEGDLVGYRAKPHTGVIDLERIGYYDPADFWEEVRSKSARIILDPGAFYILVSREAVTIPPDYAAEMAPYLAMVGEFRVHYAGFFDPGFGWAEAGGAGSRGVLEVRCHEAPFVLEDGQVVGRLVYERMSERPARLYGAGIKSNYQGQGLKLSKHFRG
- a CDS encoding chlorhexidine efflux transporter, with the protein product MALRSVRERVLQTPCLEGGGLILAVPAYALIMGRSGSECFLLMALLSVTVMIWSPIHNTVFDLIDLHVTGRLASDRPNRLRMVHALSHESTAVIMTLTVLVLLGRHSFRGALAVGFTLTIACSIYAYLFHLGYDRLRPASGIRVRVNDLPNSSRENASTVSSPVPDSWT
- the scpB gene encoding SMC-Scp complex subunit ScpB, whose protein sequence is MAEQERMVEAILFASADPVTVAELEARMPHGADPGEALVLLRRRYEGRGVRVVKVGDAWAMRTAPDLGFLMQKETVETRKLSRAAVETLAIIGYHQPATRAEIEEIRGVAVSRGTIDQLLELEWIRFGRRRMTPGRPVTFVVTQGFLDHFGLESARDLPGLKELRAAGLLDNRPLPGGQAINDDEGEDLAGQSELFED